One Vibrio neonatus genomic window carries:
- a CDS encoding S-(hydroxymethyl)glutathione dehydrogenase/class III alcohol dehydrogenase translates to MTQTTTDQFIKSRAAVAWGPNQPLKMEEVDVMLPRKGEVLVKIIATGVCHTDAFTLSGEDPEGIFPSILGHEGGGIVEMVGEGVTSVAVGDHVIPLYTAECGECKFCKSGKTNLCQAVRETQGKGLMPDGTTRFYKDGQPIYHYMGCSTFSEFTVLPEISLAKVNKEAPLEEVCLLGCGVTTGMGAVLNTAKVEKGDNVAIFGLGGIGLSAIIGAKMAGAKHIIGVDINESKFQLAKQLGATDCINPKNFDKPIQDVIVEMTDGGVEYSFECIGNVDVMRSALECCHKGWGESVIIGVAGAGQEISTRPFQLVTGRVWRGSAFGGVKGRSELPEIVERYMAGEFGLQDFITHTMGLEDINEAFELMHKGESIRTVIHFDK, encoded by the coding sequence ATGACCCAAACGACCACTGACCAATTTATCAAATCACGCGCCGCTGTTGCATGGGGGCCAAACCAGCCACTAAAAATGGAAGAAGTGGATGTTATGCTACCTAGGAAAGGCGAAGTTCTGGTTAAGATCATCGCCACTGGCGTCTGTCATACCGATGCCTTTACCTTATCAGGCGAAGATCCTGAGGGTATCTTCCCATCAATTTTGGGGCATGAAGGTGGCGGCATAGTAGAAATGGTCGGTGAAGGGGTGACTAGCGTTGCGGTTGGCGATCACGTTATTCCGCTGTATACCGCAGAATGTGGCGAATGTAAGTTCTGTAAATCAGGAAAAACTAACCTTTGCCAAGCGGTTCGAGAAACACAAGGTAAAGGTCTAATGCCTGATGGCACCACTCGCTTTTACAAAGATGGGCAACCTATTTATCACTATATGGGATGCTCAACTTTCTCTGAATTTACCGTATTACCTGAAATTTCACTGGCTAAGGTCAACAAAGAAGCGCCCCTTGAAGAGGTCTGTTTGTTAGGTTGCGGCGTCACTACAGGTATGGGCGCGGTGCTCAATACCGCCAAAGTTGAAAAAGGCGACAACGTCGCAATCTTTGGTCTAGGTGGCATCGGCCTTTCCGCCATTATTGGCGCAAAAATGGCAGGGGCAAAGCACATCATTGGCGTTGATATCAATGAAAGTAAATTTCAGCTGGCTAAACAGCTTGGCGCGACTGATTGCATCAACCCTAAAAATTTCGATAAACCTATCCAAGATGTGATTGTTGAGATGACCGATGGCGGCGTGGAGTATTCATTTGAATGTATCGGCAATGTCGATGTAATGCGCTCTGCACTCGAGTGTTGTCATAAAGGTTGGGGAGAATCTGTGATTATTGGCGTAGCAGGTGCAGGACAAGAAATCTCCACTCGCCCATTCCAGTTAGTCACAGGTCGAGTATGGCGCGGCAGTGCCTTTGGCGGAGTAAAAGGCCGCTCTGAATTACCAGAAATTGTTGAACGTTATATGGCGGGTGAATTTGGCCTGCAAGACTTCATTACCCACACCATGGGTTTAGAAGATATTAATGAAGCTTTTGAGTTGATGCACAAAGGTGAAAGTATCCGCACTGTGATACATTTTGATAAATAG
- a CDS encoding prepilin-type N-terminal cleavage/methylation domain-containing protein: MISNSVPKAQTGFSLLEVLTASALVSLLSVLLIEGGVFIQREVKFAEQSLQVLNVVENRLERHRLEVLTGESIAFENDLASSTLQIAELQISSQKKYAVSSLGISGTHITVSASWTDPWRRQQSLSLSTWVAFK, translated from the coding sequence GTGATTTCTAATTCAGTACCCAAAGCGCAAACCGGCTTTAGTTTATTAGAGGTGCTTACCGCCAGCGCCTTGGTTTCGCTGTTGTCTGTGTTACTGATCGAAGGCGGGGTATTTATACAGCGAGAAGTCAAATTTGCTGAGCAAAGTTTACAAGTATTAAATGTTGTTGAGAACAGGCTAGAGCGACACCGATTAGAAGTGCTAACAGGTGAAAGCATAGCGTTTGAGAATGATCTCGCCAGTAGCACTCTACAAATAGCAGAACTTCAAATATCCAGTCAGAAAAAATATGCAGTTTCATCGCTAGGAATATCGGGTACGCATATTACAGTTTCAGCCAGTTGGACTGATCCATGGCGTCGTCAGCAGAGCTTATCCTTATCTACTTGGGTCGCATTCAAATAA
- a CDS encoding LysR family transcriptional regulator: MSQWEGIEEFVAVVDSESFTKAAQTLDTSVAQVSRKLSTLEARLGVKLVQRTTRRVSVTEVGLGYAQHCRMLLDGLAEAEREVTQVHSQPIGRLRITAPTTYGESVIAPMLMQFATRYPQLELDLQLSNKRLDLIADKFDIAIRIGTLPDSSLIAKKLTERQQYVCASAGFIAQYGEPTSPAQLADYPCLLGSSSTWRFTDNSQPLNLTMKGRFRCNSGNVLTQAVLQGNGIVQLPDFYVDRYLQDHSLLELLKGYRAEKETIWALYPQNRHLSPKVKLAIEFFSEQLAQGRIESE; this comes from the coding sequence ATGTCGCAATGGGAAGGCATTGAAGAGTTTGTTGCAGTGGTTGATAGTGAAAGTTTTACCAAAGCGGCGCAAACGCTAGATACATCCGTGGCGCAAGTGAGCCGCAAGTTGTCTACTTTAGAAGCTCGCTTAGGGGTAAAGCTAGTGCAAAGAACGACTCGCCGCGTTTCTGTAACCGAAGTGGGCTTAGGTTATGCTCAGCATTGCCGTATGCTGCTGGATGGGCTTGCTGAAGCGGAAAGAGAAGTGACTCAAGTGCATTCTCAGCCCATAGGACGTCTGCGAATTACCGCCCCAACAACTTACGGGGAAAGCGTGATAGCGCCGATGCTGATGCAATTTGCCACCCGTTATCCGCAGTTAGAATTAGACTTACAACTGAGTAATAAGCGCTTGGATCTGATCGCTGACAAATTTGATATCGCGATACGCATTGGTACGCTTCCTGATTCATCATTGATTGCTAAAAAGCTGACCGAGCGACAACAATATGTGTGCGCTTCAGCTGGGTTTATTGCTCAATATGGAGAGCCGACATCCCCTGCGCAACTGGCAGACTATCCTTGCTTGTTGGGCTCATCATCAACGTGGCGTTTTACGGATAATAGCCAACCACTAAATCTGACGATGAAAGGGCGATTTCGATGTAATAGTGGTAATGTGCTCACCCAAGCGGTATTGCAAGGTAATGGCATTGTGCAATTGCCTGATTTCTATGTTGACCGTTATTTGCAGGATCATAGCTTGCTTGAGCTACTAAAGGGTTATCGCGCAGAAAAAGAGACCATTTGGGCGCTATATCCGCAAAATAGGCATTTATCACCCAAAGTAAAACTCGCCATAGAGTTTTTCAGTGAACAACTGGCGCAAGGCCGTATAGAGAGTGAGTAA
- the fghA gene encoding S-formylglutathione hydrolase — MSIQLLSQNTVFGGLHQRYTHQAHSTNTQMTFAIFLPPQAQQHAVPVLYWLSGLTCNDENFMQKAGAFRKAAELGIAIVAPDTSPRGETVADDAEQAYDLGLGAGFYLNATQAPWDKHYQMYSYIVDELPALIAEHFPVTDKQSLAGHSMGGHGALTIGLKNPHQYQSISAFSPITNPTECPWGIKAFSHYLGNDQSTWAEYDACKLLAKHGSRLPILIDQGDADGFLEEQLKPNHLIDVAAQQDIDFELRMQAGYDHSYFFISSFIDDHLSFHAKHL; from the coding sequence ATGTCCATCCAACTTCTCAGTCAAAATACCGTGTTTGGTGGACTCCACCAGCGATACACCCATCAAGCACACTCAACTAACACCCAAATGACCTTTGCCATTTTTTTGCCGCCGCAAGCACAGCAACACGCAGTGCCCGTATTGTATTGGCTATCAGGGTTAACCTGTAACGATGAAAACTTTATGCAAAAAGCAGGCGCGTTTCGTAAAGCCGCAGAACTCGGTATTGCTATTGTTGCGCCCGATACTAGCCCCAGAGGCGAAACTGTTGCAGATGATGCTGAGCAGGCCTATGACTTAGGTTTAGGCGCAGGCTTTTATCTCAATGCCACTCAAGCGCCTTGGGATAAACACTATCAGATGTATTCCTATATTGTTGATGAACTGCCAGCACTCATTGCAGAGCACTTCCCTGTCACCGATAAACAATCACTCGCAGGGCACAGCATGGGCGGTCATGGCGCATTGACTATCGGCTTAAAAAACCCACATCAATATCAGTCGATTTCGGCGTTTAGCCCTATCACAAACCCAACAGAATGCCCGTGGGGCATCAAAGCATTTTCTCATTATCTGGGGAATGACCAAAGTACATGGGCCGAATATGATGCATGTAAACTGCTCGCCAAACACGGCAGTCGTTTACCTATCTTGATAGACCAAGGTGATGCGGATGGCTTTTTAGAAGAGCAACTCAAGCCTAATCACCTTATCGATGTCGCCGCACAGCAAGACATCGACTTTGAACTGCGCATGCAAGCGGGTTATGACCATAGCTACTTTTTCATTTCTAGCTTTATCGATGATCACTTGAGTTTCCACGCCAAACATTTGTAG
- the nadK gene encoding NAD(+) kinase, giving the protein MSNQFSTIAILGKPRDISATQTHNELYHWLAEKGYQILIDDRLQDLMPEIDDAVFCNLMQIGKNADLAIVVGGDGNMLGAARVLSRFDISVIGVNKGNLGFLTDLDPEDFKGPLEEVLAGQYIKEQRFLLETEIHRHGLIKGQNSALNEAVLHPGQVAHMIEFEVYIDDSFAFTQRSDGLIISTPTGSTAYSLSGGGPILSPSLNTISLVPMFPHTLSSRPLVVDGNRQIKLVLAPDNRGTQEVSCDGQVSLPVEPGDEIHIYRSDNVLQLIHPKDYSYYHVLREKLGWSSKLF; this is encoded by the coding sequence ATGAGTAACCAGTTCTCTACAATCGCTATTTTAGGTAAACCTCGCGACATCAGCGCCACCCAGACTCATAATGAGCTCTACCATTGGCTTGCTGAGAAAGGTTATCAAATCCTGATTGATGATCGACTTCAAGATCTTATGCCTGAGATCGACGACGCCGTATTTTGCAACTTAATGCAAATAGGCAAAAACGCCGATTTAGCTATCGTAGTCGGTGGTGACGGTAACATGTTGGGAGCGGCTCGCGTGCTTTCTCGATTTGATATTTCCGTCATTGGCGTCAACAAAGGCAACCTTGGCTTTCTTACCGATTTAGACCCAGAGGACTTTAAAGGCCCTCTTGAAGAAGTGTTGGCCGGCCAATATATAAAAGAGCAGCGATTTCTATTAGAAACAGAAATTCATCGCCACGGCTTAATCAAAGGCCAAAACTCAGCCTTAAATGAAGCAGTGCTTCACCCTGGGCAAGTTGCGCATATGATTGAATTTGAAGTTTATATTGATGATTCATTTGCCTTTACCCAGCGCTCCGATGGTTTGATTATTTCTACGCCCACTGGCTCTACCGCCTACTCACTCTCTGGCGGCGGCCCTATTTTATCCCCAAGTTTGAACACGATTTCTTTAGTGCCTATGTTCCCACACACGTTATCGAGCCGACCATTAGTTGTGGATGGAAACCGCCAAATTAAACTGGTGTTAGCACCGGATAATCGAGGTACACAAGAAGTCAGCTGTGACGGTCAGGTATCTTTACCTGTAGAACCAGGCGATGAAATTCATATTTATCGTAGCGATAATGTACTGCAATTGATTCATCCTAAAGATTATAGCTACTACCATGTTTTACGAGAAAAATTAGGCTGGTCGAGCAAACTTTTTTAA
- the dnaK gene encoding molecular chaperone DnaK: protein MGKIIGIDLGTTNSCVSVLDGDAPRVIENAEGERTTASVIAYTDGETLVGQPAKRQAVTNPENTLFAIKRLIGRRFEDEEVQRDIEIMPYKIVKADNGDAWVEARGQKMAAPQVSAEILKKMKKTAEDFLGEEVTGAVVTVPAYFNDAQRQATKDAGRIAGLDVKRIINEPTAAALAYGLDKSGGDRTIAVYDLGGGTFDISIIEIDEVEGEKTFEVLATNGDTHLGGEDFDTRMINYLVDEFKKEQGIDLKHDPLAMQRVKEAAEKAKIELSSTTQTDVNLPYVTADATGPKHMNVKVTRAKLEALVEDLVQRSLEPLKVALADADLSVGDITDVILVGGQTRMPMVQAKVTEFFGKEPRKDVNPDEAVAMGAAVQGGVLAGDVTDVLLLDVTPLSLGIETMGGVMTKLVEKNTTIPTKANQVFSTAEDNQNAVTIHVLQGERKQASYNKSLGQFNLEGIQAAPRGMPQIEVTFDLDADGILHVSAKDKQTGKEQKITIQASGGLSDDDIEKMVQEAEANKEADKKFEELVTTRNQADQLIHGTRKQIEEAGDALPADEKTKIEAAITELEEVKSGDDKEAIDAKVQALMTAAQKLMEIAQQQAQAQQGADAGQEQAKDDDVVDAEFEEVKDEKK, encoded by the coding sequence ATGGGTAAAATCATTGGTATTGACTTAGGTACAACTAACTCATGCGTTTCAGTTCTAGACGGTGACGCACCACGCGTAATCGAAAATGCAGAAGGCGAGCGTACAACCGCTTCTGTTATTGCTTACACAGACGGCGAAACTTTGGTTGGTCAGCCTGCTAAACGTCAAGCGGTAACAAACCCAGAGAACACGCTATTTGCAATCAAGCGTCTTATCGGTCGTCGTTTTGAAGATGAAGAAGTTCAGCGTGATATCGAAATCATGCCTTACAAAATTGTTAAGGCTGACAACGGTGATGCATGGGTAGAAGCAAGAGGCCAAAAAATGGCTGCTCCTCAAGTATCTGCTGAAATCTTGAAAAAAATGAAGAAAACTGCAGAAGACTTCCTTGGTGAAGAAGTAACTGGCGCTGTTGTTACAGTTCCTGCTTACTTCAACGATGCACAGCGTCAAGCAACTAAAGATGCGGGTCGTATTGCAGGTCTTGATGTTAAACGTATCATCAACGAACCAACTGCAGCGGCTCTAGCTTACGGCCTAGACAAGTCAGGCGGCGATCGCACTATCGCAGTTTATGACCTTGGTGGTGGTACTTTTGATATCTCTATCATCGAGATTGACGAAGTTGAAGGTGAAAAAACCTTTGAAGTTCTAGCAACTAACGGTGACACACACCTTGGTGGTGAAGATTTTGATACTCGTATGATCAACTACTTGGTTGACGAGTTCAAAAAAGAACAAGGTATCGACCTTAAACACGATCCTCTAGCGATGCAACGTGTTAAAGAAGCAGCAGAAAAAGCGAAAATTGAGCTTTCTTCTACTACTCAAACTGACGTAAACCTACCTTACGTTACCGCTGATGCGACTGGTCCTAAGCACATGAACGTTAAAGTGACTCGTGCAAAACTAGAAGCACTAGTTGAAGACCTAGTACAACGTTCTCTTGAGCCTCTAAAAGTTGCTCTAGCGGATGCTGATTTATCTGTAGGCGACATCACTGATGTTATCCTAGTAGGTGGTCAAACTCGTATGCCTATGGTTCAAGCTAAGGTAACTGAGTTCTTCGGTAAAGAGCCACGTAAAGACGTTAACCCTGATGAAGCAGTAGCAATGGGTGCTGCAGTTCAAGGTGGTGTACTTGCGGGTGACGTTACTGACGTACTTCTACTTGACGTAACTCCATTGTCTCTAGGTATCGAGACTATGGGTGGCGTAATGACTAAGCTAGTTGAGAAAAACACCACTATCCCAACTAAAGCGAACCAAGTTTTCTCTACAGCAGAAGACAACCAGAATGCGGTAACTATCCACGTTCTTCAAGGTGAGCGTAAGCAAGCGTCTTACAATAAATCTCTAGGTCAATTTAACCTAGAAGGTATCCAAGCTGCACCACGCGGTATGCCTCAAATCGAAGTAACATTCGACCTTGATGCGGATGGTATCTTGCACGTATCAGCGAAAGACAAACAAACTGGTAAAGAGCAAAAAATTACTATCCAAGCGTCTGGTGGCCTAAGCGACGACGATATCGAAAAAATGGTACAAGAAGCAGAAGCTAACAAAGAAGCGGACAAAAAGTTCGAAGAGTTAGTAACTACTCGTAACCAAGCTGACCAATTGATCCACGGTACTCGTAAGCAAATCGAAGAAGCGGGTGACGCTCTTCCAGCTGACGAGAAAACTAAGATCGAAGCAGCAATCACTGAGCTAGAAGAAGTTAAGTCTGGCGATGACAAAGAAGCTATCGACGCTAAAGTTCAAGCGCTTATGACAGCAGCTCAAAAGCTAATGGAAATCGCTCAACAGCAAGCTCAAGCTCAACAAGGTGCTGATGCAGGCCAAGAGCAAGCTAAAGACGACGACGTAGTTGATGCTGAATTTGAAGAAGTGAAAGACGAGAAGAAATAA
- the dnaJ gene encoding molecular chaperone DnaJ, producing the protein MSKRDLYEVLGVARDASERDIKKAYKRLAMKYHPDRNHGDEASAEKFKEVKEAYEILTDSQKRAAYDQYGHAAFEQGGMGGGGGFGGGGSGDFGDIFGDVFGDIFGGGRRGGGQQRAQRGADLRYNMELTLEEAVRGCSKEIEVPTLVGCDVCDGTGAKKGSSAQTCGTCHGHGQVQMRQGFFAVQQACPTCHGKGKIIKDPCNSCHGEGRKHKTKSLNVKIPAGVDTGDRIRLSGEGEAGEHGAPTGDLYVQVHVKEHHIFERDGSNLYCEVPVSFTMAALGGEVEVPTLDGRVSLKVPAETQTGRMFRMRGKGVKGVRGGPQGDLIVKLVVETPVKLNARQKELLKEFEESCGGDAANKHKPKSKGFFDGVKKFFDDLTS; encoded by the coding sequence ATGTCTAAACGTGATCTTTATGAAGTACTTGGCGTAGCCCGAGATGCTTCTGAGCGTGATATCAAAAAAGCTTATAAACGTCTTGCGATGAAATACCACCCGGATAGAAACCACGGTGATGAAGCATCAGCAGAGAAGTTTAAAGAAGTGAAAGAAGCGTATGAGATTCTAACAGACTCTCAAAAACGCGCAGCTTACGATCAATACGGTCATGCCGCTTTTGAACAAGGTGGCATGGGCGGCGGCGGCGGCTTTGGCGGCGGCGGTAGCGGTGACTTCGGCGATATCTTTGGTGATGTGTTTGGCGATATCTTTGGTGGCGGCCGTCGTGGCGGTGGTCAACAACGCGCGCAACGTGGTGCTGACTTACGTTACAACATGGAGCTGACTTTAGAAGAAGCGGTTCGTGGTTGTTCGAAAGAAATTGAAGTTCCTACATTAGTCGGTTGTGACGTGTGTGATGGCACTGGTGCTAAGAAAGGTTCTTCTGCGCAAACTTGTGGCACTTGTCATGGTCACGGCCAAGTACAAATGCGTCAAGGCTTCTTTGCGGTTCAGCAAGCGTGTCCAACCTGTCATGGTAAAGGCAAGATCATTAAAGATCCTTGTAACTCATGTCATGGTGAAGGTCGCAAGCACAAAACTAAATCACTTAACGTTAAGATCCCAGCCGGTGTTGATACTGGCGATCGCATTCGTCTTTCTGGCGAAGGTGAAGCGGGAGAGCACGGCGCTCCAACCGGTGACTTATATGTACAAGTACATGTTAAAGAGCACCACATCTTTGAGCGTGACGGCAGCAACTTGTACTGTGAAGTCCCTGTTAGCTTTACTATGGCCGCTCTGGGTGGCGAAGTTGAAGTCCCAACCTTAGATGGTCGAGTAAGCCTAAAAGTACCGGCGGAAACACAAACGGGTCGTATGTTCCGTATGCGTGGTAAAGGTGTGAAAGGCGTACGTGGCGGCCCACAAGGTGACTTGATTGTGAAGCTAGTGGTGGAAACGCCAGTGAAGCTAAATGCTCGTCAAAAAGAACTGCTTAAAGAGTTTGAAGAGTCTTGTGGCGGTGATGCTGCCAACAAGCATAAACCTAAATCTAAAGGTTTCTTCGATGGCGTTAAGAAATTCTTTGACGACCTGACTAGCTAA
- a CDS encoding AbgT family transporter, with protein MSNQLADAATPKQGGMDRFLNLIEKAGNKIPDPAILFFWALIIVWVSSALLSHVSFDLVNPRTGNPLEITNLLTGDALASFLANMVTTFTGFAPLGIVLVAMLGVGVADSSGFITTGLKKMLSFTPAKLLTPMLILVAIVSHTAADAGYVLVIPLGGIIFHAAGRHPLAGIAAAFAGVSGGFSANFIPSGIDPLLAGFTQTAANVLDPEYIVNPLANIYFTGLSSVLIIAIGWFVTERIIEPRLNATTNVDEDAEEAPDLGSMTELESKAFKYAGWSMMVGIALLVFAIMPENSALRSPEGEITAFSAPIMQSIVPLIFILFIIPGIVYGRVVGKFSSSNDVIKSMSDTMNTMGAYMVMSFFCAQFLVAFGQSNIGTMLALYGAEGLKAMNLPGEATVVGMILLTAMVNLLVGSASAKWALIGPILVPMLMAVGISPELSQAAYRVGDSVSNIISPLMVFFPLVVVYCQRYVKNTGIGTLASLMMPFSIAMLIGWTIFLLAYWALGIPLGIQAPYTYTM; from the coding sequence ATGAGCAACCAATTAGCTGATGCAGCTACACCTAAACAAGGTGGTATGGATCGCTTCTTAAACCTGATTGAAAAAGCAGGTAATAAGATCCCTGATCCCGCAATTTTATTCTTTTGGGCATTAATTATAGTTTGGGTATCTTCAGCCTTACTATCGCATGTTTCTTTTGACTTAGTTAACCCACGCACTGGCAATCCTCTTGAAATTACTAACCTTTTAACCGGTGATGCGTTAGCCAGTTTCTTAGCTAATATGGTCACAACCTTTACCGGTTTTGCGCCGCTAGGTATCGTTTTAGTAGCAATGCTGGGTGTAGGTGTTGCTGACTCTTCAGGCTTTATTACTACCGGCCTGAAAAAAATGCTGAGCTTTACGCCAGCAAAACTGTTAACGCCAATGCTAATCCTAGTGGCTATTGTGTCTCACACAGCCGCAGATGCAGGTTATGTATTAGTTATCCCATTAGGCGGTATCATTTTCCATGCGGCAGGTCGTCATCCATTGGCGGGTATTGCAGCAGCGTTTGCGGGCGTATCAGGGGGGTTCTCTGCTAACTTTATTCCCTCTGGTATCGACCCGCTACTGGCTGGTTTCACGCAGACAGCAGCAAACGTATTAGACCCTGAGTATATTGTTAACCCACTGGCAAACATCTACTTTACTGGTCTATCTTCGGTATTGATTATCGCGATTGGTTGGTTCGTGACTGAGCGCATTATTGAGCCGCGCCTAAACGCTACAACGAATGTTGATGAAGATGCAGAAGAAGCACCTGATTTGGGTTCTATGACAGAGCTTGAATCAAAAGCCTTCAAATACGCTGGCTGGTCAATGATGGTAGGTATTGCACTGTTAGTGTTTGCTATCATGCCTGAGAACTCTGCGTTACGTTCCCCAGAAGGTGAAATTACTGCGTTCTCTGCGCCTATCATGCAGTCGATTGTGCCACTGATCTTTATCCTATTTATCATTCCGGGCATCGTTTATGGCCGCGTAGTAGGTAAGTTCTCTAGCAGTAATGATGTGATTAAGTCGATGTCTGACACCATGAACACTATGGGTGCTTACATGGTGATGTCATTCTTCTGTGCGCAGTTCCTAGTGGCGTTTGGTCAATCTAACATTGGTACTATGCTTGCGCTATATGGCGCGGAAGGCCTAAAAGCGATGAACCTTCCAGGTGAAGCGACAGTTGTGGGTATGATTTTGCTTACTGCAATGGTGAACTTACTGGTAGGTTCTGCATCGGCGAAATGGGCATTGATTGGTCCTATCCTTGTACCTATGTTGATGGCGGTAGGGATTTCTCCTGAGCTATCTCAAGCGGCGTACCGTGTGGGTGATTCAGTATCGAATATCATCTCACCATTGATGGTGTTCTTCCCACTAGTGGTGGTGTACTGTCAGCGATATGTGAAGAATACGGGTATTGGTACGCTTGCGTCACTAATGATGCCATTCTCCATTGCCATGCTGATTGGTTGGACAATATTCTTGCTTGCTTACTGGGCACTGGGTATTCCGCTAGGTATTCAAGCACCTTACACTTACACAATGTAA
- the grpE gene encoding nucleotide exchange factor GrpE, with the protein MSDKENKINEEELEQAVNEAEKVAEDATEEAQIIGDDGDLDGYFETAEEIEESKVAQLEAALLQTETRLKEQQDSVIRAKAEVENMRRRTEQEMSKARKFAINKFAEELLPVIDNLERAIEAADAEHEVIKPVLEGIEMTHKSFIDVVSKNGLKEINPVGEAFNPELHNAVSMVESPDHDSNMVTVVLQKGYELNGRVVRPAMVMVAK; encoded by the coding sequence ATGAGCGATAAAGAAAATAAGATTAACGAAGAAGAGCTAGAGCAAGCGGTGAACGAAGCGGAAAAAGTTGCAGAAGACGCAACTGAAGAAGCACAAATTATCGGTGATGACGGTGATCTTGACGGGTATTTTGAGACAGCCGAAGAGATTGAAGAATCTAAAGTTGCTCAGTTAGAAGCGGCTTTACTGCAAACTGAAACGCGTTTGAAAGAGCAGCAAGATAGCGTTATTCGCGCTAAAGCTGAAGTTGAGAACATGCGTCGTCGTACAGAGCAAGAGATGTCTAAAGCTCGTAAATTTGCGATCAACAAGTTTGCAGAAGAATTATTGCCAGTAATTGATAACCTAGAGCGCGCTATTGAAGCGGCAGATGCTGAGCACGAAGTGATTAAGCCAGTACTTGAAGGTATCGAGATGACGCATAAATCATTTATTGATGTTGTGTCTAAAAACGGCCTAAAAGAAATTAATCCTGTAGGTGAAGCGTTTAACCCTGAACTGCATAACGCAGTGTCTATGGTTGAAAGCCCAGATCACGACAGCAACATGGTTACTGTTGTTCTACAAAAAGGTTATGAGCTTAATGGTCGCGTAGTTCGTCCAGCTATGGTTATGGTTGCTAAGTAA